In Nicotiana tabacum cultivar K326 chromosome 21, ASM71507v2, whole genome shotgun sequence, one DNA window encodes the following:
- the LOC107807886 gene encoding 3-ketoacyl-CoA synthase 20-like, with the protein MGDEKNRNLVHSEAGRVSVEAKSERKNNNLPNFLLSVRLKYVKLGYHYLITNAMYVCLVPILGALLVQLMTISVEDLVQLWDKLKFNLVTVIFCSALVVFLGTLYFMTRPRKVYLVDFSCYKPKPNVMCPKEIFMERSKQAGIFTEENLAFQKKILERSGLGQKTYFPEALLRVPAEPSMVEARKEAEMVMFGAIDELLAKTGVKAKDIGILVVNCSLFNPTPSLSAMIVNHYKMRGNVMSYNLGGMGCSAGLISIDLAKQLLQVNPNSYALVVSMENITLNWYFGNNRSMLVSNCIFRMGGAAILLSNRSSDRRRSKYQLIHTVRTHKGADDRSYGCVFQEEDENKEIGVALSKDLMAVAGEALKTNITTLGPLVLPMSEQLLFFMTLVARKIFKMKIKPYIPDFKLAFEHFCIHAGGRAVLDELEKNLELSQWHMEPSRMTLYRFGNTSSSSLWYELAYSEAKGRIRKGDRTWQIAFGSGFKCNSAVWQALRTINPAKEKNPWMDEIDDFPVEVPRIVTIG; encoded by the exons ATGGGGGATGAGAAAAACAGGAATCTTGTTCATTCTGAAGCAGGACGAGTTTCGGTTgaggctaaaagtgaaagaaaaaataacaatCTTCCTAATTTTCTTCTATCAGTTAGGCTCAAATATGTGAAACTAGGTTATCATTATTTGATTACCAATGCTATGTATGTGTGTTTGGTTCCAATTTTAGGGGCACTTTTAGTTCAACTTATGACTATTTCAGTGGAAGATTTAGTCCAATTATGGGATAAGTTGAAATTCAATCTTGTCACAGTAATTTTTTGCTCTGCTCTAGTGGTATTTTTAGGTACACTTTATTTTATGACAAGGCCTAGGAAAGTGTACTTAGTGGATTTTTCATGTTACAAACCTAAGCCAAATGTTATGTGTCCTAAGGAAATTTTTATGGAGAGGTCAAAACAAGCCGGGATTTTCACTGAGGAGAATTTAGCGTTTCAAAAGAAGATATTAGAGAGATCAGGATTGGGACAAAAGACATATTTCCCCGAGGCGCTTTTGAGAGTGCCtgcagagcctagtatggtcgaggcGAGGAAAGAAGCTGAAATGGTGATGTTTGGTGCTATTGATGAATTGTTGGCGAAAACCGGAGTGAAGGCTAAGGATATTGGGATTCTTGTTGTGAATTGCAGCTTGTTTAATCCAACTCCTTCACTTTCTGCTATGATTGTTAACCATTACAAGATGAGGGGAAATGTTATGAGCTATAATCTTGGTGGTATGGGCTGTAGTGCTGGACTTATTTCTATTGACCTTGCCAAACAACTATTACAG GTCAATCCTAATTCTTATGCATTGGTAGTGAGCATGGAAAACATAACACTCAATTGGTACTTTGGCAACAATAGATCAATGCTTGTCTCAAATTGCATATTCAGAATGGGAGGAGCTGCAATTCTGCTATCAAACAGATCATCAGATCGTCGTCGTTCAAAATACCAACTCATTCACACAGTACGTACACACAAAGGCGCGGATGACAGGAGCTATGGCTGCGTTTTCCAGGAGGAGGACGAGAATAAGGAGATCGGTGTTGCCCTATCGAAGGACCTAATGGCCGTTGCAGGGGAAGCGTTAAAAACCAACATCACTACCCTCGGGCCATTAGTCTTACCTATGTCCGAGCAACTTCTATTTTTCATGACATTAGTCGCGAGAAAAATCTTCAAGATGAAAATCAAGCCTTATATACCGGATTTCAAGTTGGCATTCGAGCATTTCTGTATTCATGCTGGTGGAAGGGCCGTGTTGGATGAGCTCGAGAAGAATCTCGAGCTCAGCCAGTGGCATATGGAACCATCAAGAATGACACTATATAGGTTTGGAAACACTTCAAGTAGCTCTTTGTGGTATGAATTGGCTTATTCTGAAGCTAAAGGGAGAATAAGAAAAGGAGATAGAACATGGCAAATAGCATTTGGCTCAGGATTTAAGTGTAACAGTGCTGTTTGGCAAGCTTTGAGGACTATTAATCCTGCTAAAGAGAAGAATCCATGGATGGATGAAATTGATGATTTCCCAGTTGAAGTTCCAAGAATTGTGACAATTGGTTGA